A genome region from Fervidobacterium changbaicum includes the following:
- a CDS encoding undecaprenyl-diphosphate phosphatase — MKEFLLGIVQGLTEFLPVSSSGHLSLFSKFFGLSQNLSLFAFLHLATFLVVLILLWEDVWSIITGLIKLDTTMWSLALKIIVASIPADLVGVFFEKKIEEVLSSQALIGVFFLVTAAALWLSDSLAGKKSLSDISYLDALIVGVFQAIAILPGISRSGFTLIGALLVGMNRTDAFRFSFLLSLPVTLAAGIFELKDIAFSAGVLAGFGGSFVAGLVALIVVRQLTISAHLKFFSMYLIIPALLSFFVR, encoded by the coding sequence ATGAAAGAGTTCTTGCTCGGGATCGTTCAAGGATTGACGGAATTTCTTCCGGTGTCGAGTTCAGGGCACCTGAGTTTATTCTCGAAGTTTTTCGGACTATCGCAGAATCTTTCCTTATTTGCTTTTCTTCACTTGGCAACTTTCTTGGTAGTTCTGATACTCTTGTGGGAAGATGTGTGGAGTATTATAACCGGCTTAATCAAGCTCGACACGACAATGTGGAGTCTTGCACTTAAAATCATCGTTGCATCCATACCAGCAGACCTTGTAGGTGTGTTTTTTGAAAAGAAAATCGAGGAAGTGTTATCTTCTCAAGCTTTAATTGGTGTATTTTTTCTAGTCACAGCGGCAGCATTATGGTTGTCTGACTCGCTAGCTGGAAAAAAGTCACTGAGCGATATTTCTTACCTTGACGCATTGATAGTAGGAGTTTTCCAAGCGATTGCCATATTACCTGGGATATCTCGAAGTGGTTTTACATTGATAGGTGCACTTTTGGTCGGAATGAACCGAACTGATGCCTTTAGATTTTCTTTCTTATTAAGCTTACCAGTCACACTTGCAGCAGGAATTTTCGAACTCAAAGATATTGCTTTCTCGGCAGGTGTATTGGCTGGGTTCGGAGGCTCATTTGTTGCAGGTCTGGTTGCTTTAATCGTTGTTAGACAACTAACCATATCAGCGCACCTAAAGTTCTTTTCTATGTACCTTATTATACCCGCACTGCTCAGCTTTTTTGTCAGGTGA
- the galT gene encoding galactose-1-phosphate uridylyltransferase, translating into MPEYRKDPVVKRWVIISTERAKRPHDFQVTPEEVKTGFCPFDYGNEHTTPPEIIAFRPADTQPNTPGWWVRVVPNKFPAVDPELPVDRYGHGMYDAMTGFGYHEVIVETPDHNATFALLDYKQAEEVIWAYVTRFRTIAKDERVKYILIFRNHGKEGGASLAHPHSQIIATPVVPKTVQEELDGAKDYYSYKERCVFCDMINQEKIEGRRIVEENEHFIAFEPYAARFPFETWVLPKRHSHDFGSINPEEVRAFAQIMKNVLHRIYVVLNNPPYNFLIHTAPVMEEGKVYYHWHVEIIPRLTRVAGFEWGSGFYINPVPPEDAAKYLVESYQEVIEKTKSE; encoded by the coding sequence ATGCCTGAATACAGAAAAGACCCAGTTGTAAAAAGGTGGGTTATTATTTCTACTGAACGTGCAAAAAGGCCTCACGATTTTCAAGTAACGCCAGAGGAAGTGAAAACGGGTTTTTGTCCTTTTGACTACGGAAATGAACATACAACACCACCAGAGATCATAGCGTTCCGACCTGCAGATACACAACCCAATACACCTGGATGGTGGGTAAGGGTCGTGCCAAATAAGTTCCCAGCTGTAGACCCCGAGCTGCCAGTTGATAGGTATGGGCACGGGATGTACGATGCGATGACGGGCTTTGGTTATCACGAGGTCATTGTTGAAACTCCTGACCACAACGCGACATTCGCATTACTTGACTACAAACAAGCTGAGGAAGTCATATGGGCTTACGTCACAAGGTTCAGAACTATCGCGAAAGATGAAAGGGTCAAATACATTCTCATCTTCAGAAACCACGGAAAAGAAGGTGGTGCATCTCTTGCCCATCCGCACAGCCAGATCATAGCCACACCTGTTGTGCCAAAGACCGTTCAAGAAGAGCTTGACGGAGCAAAGGATTACTACTCCTACAAAGAAAGATGTGTCTTCTGCGATATGATAAACCAAGAAAAAATTGAGGGAAGACGTATAGTTGAAGAGAATGAACACTTCATAGCTTTTGAACCATATGCCGCAAGATTTCCGTTCGAAACTTGGGTACTTCCAAAAAGGCACTCTCACGATTTTGGTTCAATAAACCCGGAAGAAGTTAGAGCATTCGCACAAATAATGAAAAATGTTCTTCATAGGATCTATGTCGTATTAAACAATCCACCTTATAACTTCTTAATCCATACCGCACCAGTTATGGAAGAAGGGAAAGTTTACTACCATTGGCATGTCGAAATCATTCCTCGCCTAACACGTGTTGCTGGTTTTGAATGGGGTTCTGGATTTTACATCAACCCTGTACCACCAGAAGATGCGGCGAAATATTTGGTAGAAAGCTATCAAGAGGTAATTGAAAAAACAAAATCAGAGTGA
- a CDS encoding endonuclease MutS2: protein MEEFGRNFDKALDDKSLNEKEHEKIEYFGFLKNKIEYDLVLNKYKTYCFSALGKEYLESLSPYNIDAQQELSYVSELCDFVRANGYPTSDAFIDVRPILQKIADGLLVEGEEFLLLLRFLIGVKSLREMFKNQRLFNLQNSVVNFVLKIGNYDEIIDRIRQVIDDNGKVKDSASLLLKNIRNEYSETLREIRKRVERFISQHQNLLQENTYTIKNDRYVLPVKANERGKLKGIVHGSSSSGSTLYFEPEELIQLNDKLRILSEEEAKEVARILRELTSKVFDRLQSLLGDIEILKRLDGLFAKVRYVIEKGGQIIFPGGNYLKLSKARHPLIPEDKVVPIDIELPTDKLGIVITGPNTGGKTVSLKTIALSIVLARSGFPILAGESSRIPNYDVYVDIGDSQSILENLSTFSGHIVNIAKALRLADENSIVLIDELGSGTDPYEGSAIALGIIEELIARRVKFIVTTHLTPVKLYSMSHDKLITASMEFDPETLSPKYRILMNIPGASHAFEIAQKYGLDSRILERAKEHLDEEHVRIEELIKNLNKHISELEQRKRELENTLRDYQKQKREFEEKYKLLKIKKMEEFDKELREVYKDIQKAKRDLQITLQSKNTESEQLIKKRLKEIEGEVKHIEEVQEKLEKVFYETALSEEEKSIGIGDSVTLVDGTAIGKVVDIKGSKVIVDFNGIKLEVKPEKLKKITLPNVLNSESTKHQTQVPKIPAKVYSSGLTKNEIDVRGMTVEEAVEKIDEFIDQLLMSDFTIGYIIHGKGTGKLATGIWNHLRHDRRIKNYRFGRPDEGGVGVTVIEL from the coding sequence ATGGAAGAATTTGGCAGGAACTTTGATAAAGCTTTGGACGATAAAAGTCTCAACGAAAAGGAGCATGAAAAGATAGAATACTTCGGATTCTTAAAGAATAAGATAGAATACGACCTTGTTTTGAACAAATACAAAACCTATTGCTTTTCTGCGCTTGGTAAAGAATACCTGGAATCATTATCTCCGTACAACATCGATGCTCAGCAGGAGTTGTCATATGTTTCAGAGCTCTGTGATTTTGTAAGGGCAAACGGTTATCCTACATCTGATGCTTTCATCGACGTTAGACCCATCTTGCAAAAAATCGCAGATGGTCTTTTGGTAGAAGGAGAAGAATTCCTATTACTACTAAGATTTCTCATTGGTGTTAAATCCTTGAGGGAAATGTTCAAAAACCAAAGATTATTTAACCTGCAAAACTCCGTGGTAAACTTCGTCCTAAAAATAGGTAACTACGATGAGATTATAGATAGGATAAGACAAGTCATAGACGATAATGGGAAGGTAAAAGACAGCGCCTCTTTACTTTTAAAAAACATCAGGAACGAATACTCTGAAACATTGCGAGAAATACGAAAACGTGTTGAAAGGTTCATCTCGCAGCATCAAAACCTGCTTCAGGAGAATACTTACACTATCAAAAACGACAGGTACGTACTGCCAGTAAAGGCTAACGAACGTGGGAAACTGAAAGGAATTGTTCACGGAAGCTCTTCTTCTGGTTCCACTTTGTATTTTGAACCCGAAGAGTTAATACAGCTCAACGACAAGCTGAGGATACTGTCCGAAGAGGAGGCAAAAGAAGTCGCAAGAATTCTCAGAGAACTGACATCAAAAGTGTTTGACAGGCTTCAGTCGCTTCTTGGTGATATCGAGATTCTAAAAAGGCTAGACGGGTTATTTGCAAAGGTGCGATACGTCATTGAGAAAGGTGGACAGATAATCTTTCCTGGTGGAAATTACCTAAAACTCTCAAAGGCAAGACATCCGCTTATACCGGAAGATAAAGTAGTGCCAATCGACATTGAACTTCCAACAGACAAACTCGGTATAGTGATAACAGGTCCAAATACAGGTGGAAAGACTGTATCACTCAAAACTATAGCGTTATCAATAGTTCTAGCGCGCAGTGGCTTCCCCATTCTGGCGGGTGAAAGCTCTCGAATTCCAAATTACGATGTCTACGTTGACATAGGTGACAGTCAAAGTATCTTGGAAAATTTGAGTACGTTTTCTGGCCATATCGTAAATATCGCAAAGGCATTGAGATTAGCTGATGAGAATTCTATAGTCCTCATTGACGAACTCGGTTCTGGAACGGATCCATACGAAGGGAGTGCCATAGCACTTGGTATAATCGAAGAACTTATTGCAAGACGTGTTAAGTTCATCGTTACTACACATTTAACTCCAGTTAAACTATATTCGATGAGTCACGACAAACTTATCACAGCTTCGATGGAATTCGACCCAGAAACGCTATCACCAAAATACAGAATCCTTATGAACATTCCCGGTGCGTCACATGCATTTGAGATTGCACAAAAGTATGGTTTGGACAGCAGAATCTTGGAAAGGGCAAAAGAGCATCTCGATGAGGAACACGTAAGGATAGAGGAATTGATAAAAAATTTGAACAAACATATAAGCGAACTCGAGCAGAGAAAACGAGAACTCGAAAACACTTTGCGCGACTATCAAAAGCAAAAACGCGAATTTGAGGAGAAATACAAGCTCTTGAAGATAAAGAAGATGGAGGAGTTTGACAAAGAACTCCGAGAAGTTTACAAAGACATTCAGAAGGCAAAAAGAGACTTACAAATCACACTACAAAGCAAGAACACCGAAAGTGAACAACTCATCAAAAAAAGGTTGAAAGAGATTGAAGGAGAAGTAAAGCATATCGAAGAGGTCCAAGAAAAGCTTGAAAAAGTCTTCTATGAAACTGCTCTTTCAGAAGAAGAAAAGAGCATTGGAATAGGCGATTCCGTAACACTTGTTGATGGCACTGCTATCGGAAAGGTGGTAGATATCAAAGGTTCAAAAGTGATTGTGGACTTTAATGGAATAAAGCTGGAAGTGAAACCCGAAAAGCTCAAAAAGATCACGCTACCGAATGTTTTAAATTCTGAAAGTACGAAGCACCAGACACAGGTACCAAAGATCCCGGCAAAAGTTTACTCTTCTGGCCTAACGAAGAATGAAATAGACGTTCGAGGTATGACAGTAGAAGAGGCTGTTGAAAAGATTGATGAATTCATAGATCAGCTCCTCATGTCCGACTTTACAATAGGTTACATAATCCATGGAAAAGGTACAGGAAAGCTTGCAACCGGAATATGGAACCATCTACGGCATGACAGACGCATTAAGAACTACCGATTTGGCAGACCAGATGAAGGCGGAGTAGGTGTAACCGTTATCGAATTATGA
- a CDS encoding glycogen synthase translates to MRIAMVSYEVYPFAKVGGLADVVGALPKYIERQGLTVDIFMPYHKKVDENAPKFGYTIEKVSEAIPVPQLLTEEKFDIYKTTLPGSRNVNVFLISNRYYFSANEVYEGPDLAEQAIFFSDAVLESIKKLDFNYDVIHVNDWQTALIPVYLKSVYKNDEKLSKIASVLTIHNLGYQGIFEPSYMKFAGLPDYLFSIDGIEFYGNINFLKGGILFADVINTVSPTYAREIQAKEYGEKLDGVLRVRSADLYGILNGIDYEEYNPETDKRIYVNYNLETVEKKRENKRMLQRELGLPERDVPMIGMINRLVDQKGLDIMAEVMDYVSLFDMQFVLLGTGDEKYEEMFKSLGEKYPEKYSINLKFDIVLAQRIYAGADMFLMPSRYEPCGLGQMYSLRYGTIPIVRYTGGLADTVKEYDPQTKDGNGFGFEPYDPAYLLKAIAKALYYYNEKEHWITLIRNAMTTDLSWDKSAKEYVKLYQRAKSKVQ, encoded by the coding sequence ATGAGAATTGCTATGGTTTCTTACGAAGTTTATCCATTCGCGAAGGTCGGAGGACTTGCAGATGTTGTTGGAGCTTTGCCTAAATACATAGAAAGGCAAGGTTTGACGGTTGACATCTTCATGCCTTACCATAAGAAGGTTGATGAGAATGCTCCAAAATTCGGGTATACGATTGAGAAAGTTTCCGAAGCTATCCCTGTTCCTCAACTGCTCACAGAAGAAAAATTTGATATCTACAAAACAACACTTCCTGGAAGCAGGAACGTGAACGTTTTCCTAATCTCCAATCGCTATTACTTCAGCGCTAACGAAGTCTACGAAGGACCGGATTTGGCAGAGCAGGCAATATTCTTCTCAGATGCAGTCCTTGAATCTATAAAAAAACTGGACTTTAATTACGATGTAATTCATGTCAACGACTGGCAAACTGCACTAATACCTGTTTATCTCAAATCCGTATACAAGAACGATGAAAAGCTTTCAAAAATAGCTTCTGTTCTAACTATTCACAACCTGGGATACCAAGGCATTTTTGAACCGTCGTACATGAAATTCGCAGGTCTACCTGACTATCTTTTTAGCATCGATGGAATAGAGTTCTACGGTAATATCAATTTCCTAAAAGGTGGTATTCTTTTTGCGGACGTTATAAACACAGTAAGTCCTACGTACGCACGTGAAATTCAGGCAAAGGAATACGGTGAGAAGCTTGATGGTGTGTTGCGTGTAAGGTCTGCAGACTTGTACGGTATCTTGAATGGTATTGACTACGAAGAATACAATCCAGAAACTGACAAGAGGATATACGTAAATTACAACCTGGAAACTGTTGAAAAGAAGAGAGAAAACAAGAGAATGCTTCAACGTGAACTTGGATTGCCAGAGAGAGATGTTCCAATGATTGGTATGATAAATAGGCTCGTTGACCAAAAAGGGCTCGATATAATGGCTGAGGTAATGGATTACGTTTCTTTATTTGATATGCAATTTGTTCTTCTTGGCACTGGTGACGAGAAGTACGAAGAGATGTTCAAAAGCCTTGGAGAAAAGTACCCGGAAAAGTATTCCATAAATCTTAAATTCGACATTGTACTTGCTCAAAGGATTTATGCTGGTGCGGACATGTTCCTAATGCCTTCAAGATACGAACCCTGTGGTCTTGGACAAATGTACAGCCTTAGATACGGAACAATACCGATAGTTAGGTACACGGGAGGATTAGCTGATACGGTAAAAGAGTACGACCCACAGACTAAAGATGGGAACGGATTCGGATTTGAGCCTTACGACCCTGCATATCTATTAAAAGCAATAGCTAAGGCTTTGTATTACTACAACGAAAAAGAACACTGGATTACGTTGATTAGAAATGCCATGACAACGGATTTGAGCTGGGACAAATCAGCAAAGGAATATGTGAAACTTTACCAACGTGCAAAATCAAAAGTTCAGTAA
- a CDS encoding MBL fold metallo-hydrolase, whose translation MIAEIINYGGSIRVPKSVEVAYSTPVLLKYNERIILIDPGDYVSFGFLEEYFESHNISLEDVTDILLTHLHLDHAYATKLFTNATIYIHAAYKSKPYNKFGLIKSKLYLEIINSWKNVVEIDAGVKLFDGKIHVFHTPWHAKEHCSFTIDTENLGRILYTGDIVMNRVEFYDIIRWLRNDDCARFINTIGRKCDYIVFTHDEYVKSSDYFRG comes from the coding sequence ATGATTGCAGAGATTATAAATTACGGTGGGAGCATAAGAGTCCCCAAAAGCGTCGAAGTAGCTTACTCAACACCGGTTCTGCTGAAGTACAATGAACGTATAATTCTTATCGATCCGGGTGACTATGTCTCTTTTGGCTTTTTGGAAGAGTATTTTGAGAGCCACAATATCAGTTTAGAAGACGTGACAGACATCTTGTTAACACATCTCCACTTAGACCATGCTTATGCAACGAAACTTTTCACAAATGCGACAATTTACATCCATGCCGCATACAAATCAAAACCGTACAATAAGTTCGGCCTCATCAAGAGTAAGCTCTATCTTGAAATTATAAACTCTTGGAAAAATGTGGTGGAGATCGACGCGGGAGTGAAATTATTTGATGGAAAAATCCACGTATTTCACACCCCTTGGCACGCAAAAGAACACTGTTCATTTACTATCGATACAGAAAATTTGGGAAGAATTCTGTACACCGGAGACATAGTTATGAATCGTGTAGAGTTTTATGATATAATAAGATGGCTGAGGAATGACGATTGTGCTCGATTTATCAATACTATCGGTCGGAAGTGTGATTATATAGTCTTTACGCATGATGAGTACGTAAAAAGCAGCGATTACTTCAGGGGGTGA
- the gltX gene encoding glutamate--tRNA ligase, with the protein MAGDGQVRVRFAPSPTGYLHVGGARTALFNYLFARKAGGKFILRIEDTDVERSEKIFEEQLINALRWLGLDWDEGPDIGGPYGPYRQSERTELYHHYAQELIKQGKAYEVYAYPEEIEQLREKLLAEGKAPHYTREMLEPYNTSERKKEYEEKGLMPAIYFSMPRKDYVINDVVKGEVVFKAGSVGDFALLRSNGMPTYNYACVIDDGLMKITHVLRGDDHLSNTVKQVALYEALGWPVPVFGHVSMILGPDGSKLSKRHGATSVEEFKARGYLPEALVNFLALLGWSHPEGKEILTKEELINSFSLERLVKNPAIFNPEKLRWMNSEHIRMKDPKELVKIAKSFINREVDDAYLEKILSAVKDRIEELSQLPELTDFFFERPTTLPEKTTEAIETYKVLLDELQKVENWSKENIYAAFKTAMKGAKLKGKDFYMTLRLILTGKHEGPELIDILEILGKEEVLARIENFLKV; encoded by the coding sequence ATGGCAGGTGACGGCCAGGTAAGAGTGAGATTTGCGCCAAGTCCAACGGGATATCTTCACGTTGGTGGTGCAAGAACCGCTTTGTTCAACTACCTTTTTGCGCGTAAGGCAGGTGGAAAGTTTATTCTAAGAATCGAAGACACTGATGTTGAAAGGTCTGAGAAGATTTTCGAAGAGCAATTAATCAATGCATTGCGATGGCTTGGTTTGGATTGGGACGAAGGTCCTGATATCGGTGGTCCGTACGGCCCCTACAGGCAAAGTGAGAGAACAGAGCTTTACCATCACTATGCCCAAGAATTAATAAAACAGGGAAAAGCCTACGAAGTTTACGCTTATCCTGAGGAAATAGAGCAGCTGCGCGAAAAACTACTTGCCGAAGGTAAAGCGCCACACTACACACGCGAAATGCTCGAGCCATATAACACATCGGAAAGGAAGAAAGAATACGAGGAGAAAGGATTAATGCCTGCGATATATTTCTCTATGCCAAGAAAAGACTACGTGATAAACGATGTGGTAAAAGGTGAAGTTGTTTTTAAAGCGGGTAGTGTTGGGGATTTTGCACTGCTAAGAAGCAACGGGATGCCGACTTACAACTACGCGTGCGTTATAGATGATGGTCTCATGAAAATTACGCACGTGCTTAGGGGCGATGACCATCTGTCTAACACAGTTAAACAAGTTGCACTTTACGAGGCCCTTGGTTGGCCTGTCCCCGTGTTTGGACATGTATCTATGATTCTCGGACCGGATGGAAGCAAACTCAGTAAACGCCATGGTGCCACATCTGTAGAAGAGTTCAAAGCAAGAGGTTACTTACCAGAAGCTCTGGTTAATTTCTTGGCACTACTAGGCTGGTCGCATCCAGAAGGTAAAGAGATACTCACCAAGGAAGAACTTATAAACAGCTTTTCTTTGGAACGACTAGTTAAGAATCCGGCAATCTTTAACCCAGAAAAACTGAGATGGATGAACTCCGAACACATTAGAATGAAAGACCCTAAGGAACTTGTAAAGATTGCCAAAAGCTTCATCAACAGGGAAGTGGATGATGCTTATTTGGAAAAGATTTTATCAGCTGTAAAGGACAGAATCGAAGAACTTTCGCAGCTTCCAGAACTTACTGATTTCTTCTTTGAACGACCCACAACATTACCTGAGAAGACTACCGAAGCAATTGAAACGTATAAGGTCTTACTTGATGAACTGCAGAAAGTGGAAAACTGGAGTAAAGAGAATATTTACGCTGCCTTCAAGACGGCGATGAAAGGTGCTAAATTGAAAGGTAAAGACTTCTACATGACGCTCAGGCTTATTCTAACAGGTAAGCACGAAGGTCCAGAATTGATAGACATTCTTGAAATACTTGGAAAAGAAGAAGTCTTAGCACGCATTGAAAACTTTCTGAAAGTTTGA
- a CDS encoding Mrp/NBP35 family ATP-binding protein: MGTNFSLNPDQKISELKENVKHFIAVLSGKGGVGKTTVAVNLATALAESGYKVGILDVDIHGPDIVRMLGGNAVPLVDEDDKIIPAEVLPNLKALSISMMVEEGKPIIWRGPLKHSAIKQFLGDTKWGELDFMIFDLPPGTGDEALSLFQTIGQTDGVLMVTTPQKVALDDVRRAIEFVRAMNQKVLGIVENMSYMRCKDEIVYPFGKGGADTLSQEYGVPVLGRIPMDPKALELLDEGKPITLYYRGSEVEKAFRELAENVAKAVEK, translated from the coding sequence ATGGGCACAAATTTCAGTTTGAACCCGGATCAAAAGATTTCAGAGCTTAAAGAGAACGTCAAACACTTTATTGCTGTGTTGAGTGGAAAAGGAGGAGTTGGAAAAACCACTGTTGCTGTGAATCTGGCAACAGCACTTGCAGAAAGTGGTTACAAAGTTGGGATTCTTGATGTTGATATACATGGTCCTGACATAGTCCGCATGCTCGGTGGGAATGCTGTTCCATTGGTTGATGAAGACGATAAGATAATACCCGCAGAAGTGCTACCAAATTTGAAAGCTTTATCCATTTCCATGATGGTTGAGGAGGGTAAACCTATAATTTGGAGAGGCCCGCTTAAACATTCTGCAATTAAACAATTTCTTGGCGATACAAAGTGGGGAGAACTTGATTTCATGATCTTCGATCTACCACCGGGAACTGGTGACGAAGCTCTTAGCCTTTTCCAAACGATAGGTCAAACTGATGGGGTGTTAATGGTAACAACACCACAAAAAGTTGCGCTCGACGATGTCAGAAGAGCGATAGAATTTGTAAGAGCAATGAATCAGAAAGTATTAGGAATCGTCGAAAATATGTCGTACATGAGATGTAAAGATGAAATCGTCTATCCATTCGGAAAAGGCGGTGCTGATACGTTGTCCCAAGAATATGGAGTGCCTGTGCTTGGGAGGATTCCAATGGACCCCAAGGCACTCGAACTACTTGACGAAGGAAAACCAATAACACTTTACTACAGAGGAAGTGAAGTGGAAAAGGCATTTAGAGAACTCGCCGAAAATGTAGCGAAAGCTGTCGAAAAATAG
- the rd gene encoding rubredoxin, giving the protein MKYRCTVCGYIYDPEVGDPDSGIAPGTPFENLPDDWTCPVCGVSKDMFEPLEE; this is encoded by the coding sequence ATGAAGTACAGATGCACCGTTTGTGGCTACATTTACGATCCAGAGGTTGGAGATCCAGATTCTGGAATAGCACCAGGTACACCATTTGAGAATCTTCCAGATGATTGGACATGCCCGGTCTGTGGAGTAAGCAAGGATATGTTTGAACCTCTTGAAGAGTAA
- a CDS encoding YaaR family protein has product MRIEPPSNDPKFKSSSVKGKKTSKKEHIGSSEKSSFLGVFEEAENEAIRKTIEEMISDVVEAGNDFVRSPTSENLKRYKEKIKNVLKYVEKNLYKLAGKYDYALSQPRLHIIVEQIDERLEQLTNLLIEAEKNTLKLAEKVGEINGIIFDLYK; this is encoded by the coding sequence ATGCGCATAGAACCACCGTCGAACGATCCAAAATTTAAGAGTTCCTCTGTAAAAGGTAAGAAAACAAGTAAGAAAGAACACATAGGCTCGAGTGAGAAGAGCTCATTTTTAGGTGTTTTTGAAGAAGCAGAAAATGAGGCAATTAGAAAGACCATAGAAGAAATGATAAGTGATGTTGTAGAAGCAGGAAATGATTTCGTGAGGTCTCCAACATCAGAGAATCTTAAAAGGTACAAAGAAAAAATCAAAAACGTTTTGAAGTATGTCGAGAAGAACTTATACAAATTAGCTGGTAAGTACGATTACGCACTTTCTCAGCCAAGGCTACACATAATAGTGGAACAAATCGACGAAAGATTAGAACAACTTACGAACTTACTAATCGAGGCTGAAAAGAACACACTTAAGCTTGCGGAAAAAGTAGGAGAGATCAACGGCATCATCTTTGATTTGTACAAGTAG
- a CDS encoding DUF2201 family putative metallopeptidase yields the protein MTSGEGKINEIIGKLIKQNAFYGYILMGAKYKEGNVKNLTMTVTRNGDLLFIYNPVSIATKSEVMIEGLILHELMHFINRHYLIKPKDKRDKAVWDLAKDVAINQFIPQLDALSVPLNVLIEEGHGTDNDIIFAGPPMTMLNRTAEEYHDYIIEEFMKRGNFDIEAIADKLPDNHEFTSDVPIEMVVELMEQKVGKAFNLFGGELPSGMKQNIELSIRKPVVNWEVAIRRFVGLSQRGDKYSTPLRPNRRYDDQPGWRYIYTPKLCVIIDTSGSILEEEINSFMSELDAIARQEVSLKVIQVDKSVTFVGDYKPGGWKDFEIYGGGETDLQPAVDMAENLFRSEGIIIFTDGYVDLPKVSRRVLFVLSKKHNPDFYIDAKRIYGSVYIID from the coding sequence TTGACAAGTGGAGAAGGAAAAATTAACGAGATTATCGGCAAACTTATAAAACAAAACGCGTTTTATGGATACATTCTGATGGGGGCTAAATACAAAGAAGGTAACGTAAAAAACTTAACAATGACCGTTACAAGAAACGGGGACCTGTTGTTTATCTACAATCCAGTTAGCATAGCAACAAAAAGCGAAGTGATGATTGAAGGACTGATCTTGCACGAGCTAATGCACTTTATTAATAGGCATTACTTAATTAAACCCAAGGATAAGCGCGACAAGGCTGTATGGGACCTTGCAAAAGACGTTGCAATTAATCAATTCATACCACAACTCGATGCACTCAGCGTCCCGTTAAACGTTCTAATTGAGGAAGGTCATGGAACAGATAACGATATCATATTTGCAGGTCCGCCTATGACTATGCTCAATAGAACGGCTGAGGAATATCATGATTACATAATTGAAGAATTCATGAAACGTGGAAATTTTGATATCGAGGCAATCGCTGACAAACTGCCAGATAACCATGAATTTACAAGTGATGTACCGATTGAAATGGTTGTTGAATTGATGGAACAAAAGGTTGGAAAAGCGTTCAACCTTTTTGGCGGGGAATTGCCATCCGGAATGAAACAAAACATCGAGCTGTCAATAAGAAAACCAGTAGTTAATTGGGAAGTAGCGATTAGAAGGTTTGTCGGGCTTTCACAAAGAGGGGATAAGTATTCCACACCGTTAAGACCCAACAGGCGATATGACGACCAGCCTGGTTGGAGGTACATATATACCCCTAAGCTTTGCGTTATCATAGACACAAGTGGGAGCATCCTTGAGGAGGAAATTAATTCCTTTATGAGCGAATTAGATGCTATAGCAAGACAAGAAGTTTCTTTAAAGGTTATACAAGTCGATAAGTCCGTAACGTTCGTTGGTGACTACAAACCTGGCGGATGGAAGGACTTTGAGATTTACGGTGGAGGCGAAACAGACCTCCAGCCAGCTGTAGATATGGCTGAGAATCTATTTAGAAGCGAAGGCATAATAATATTCACAGATGGATACGTTGATTTGCCGAAAGTCAGTAGGAGGGTCCTTTTCGTTTTGAGCAAAAAGCACAATCCCGATTTTTATATCGACGCAAAACGAATATACGGAAGCGTGTATATAATCGATTAA